AGAGGATAATGGCCTAGCCTGGTTATCAGGCAGGAAGTATATCCTGATGCTATGTCGGGTATCAAGAGAGAAGAATATCGACCGGATGATAGAGGCAATCTCAAATCAACAGGACGTTCATCTGATCATCGGTGGGTCCATACAGGACCAGTCTTATTATGATGAGCTTAATGCTCTTACATCTCGAACTGGCATGGCCGATAGGGTCCATTTCGTTGGCTACGTAAGCGAGGGAAAGAAGTATGCGCTCATAGATGGCGCTCTCGCCCTCGCACTTATATCCCTCTATGAATGTGACCCCATTACGGTTAAGGAATCTCTAGCTCGTGGGATACCGATCATCACCTCGAATATAGGCCCCCTTCCATCCATTGTTTTAGACGGAATGAACGGCTTCCTAGCTGATCAGGAAAATGTCACGTCCATCTCCTCAGCTATCGCCAAGGCCATGACCCTCTCACCAAAGGATCGATCGAAGATGGAAGTGGAAAATAAGAGCAAGGCAATCGACTATCGCTGGGAGTCAGTGACTGCCAGTCTGATTAGAGATATCGAACTGTGCGAAGGGATGAAGAATGGCTGAAGTGCTCCAGTTCATGAAACGGCACATCGAACTAATCCTTTTCGCAGCTTTATCCCTTGTAGTATTGTTGTGGTTCGGTGGTTGGTCCTTCATCCATCAGATCGATTCCCTCTTCTACCTTAACCCGGAGAGGCGGCTGGAGGATGTTCTATACTTCTGGAAGGCCGGAGAGTCGCTCGGAATATCGATGGCGGAATTCAATCTCATCCCATTTTATCTTCTTCAGACCGCTCTGGTTACAGCAATATCTCCATTGCTGGGGCAATGGGAGGCTCTGGTGGCCTCCCAGGCCATCATGTACTACCTGACCGTGTTCCTGGCATTCACGTTCTCAAATTGTTTTTTCAAACAGTTCTGTCGGCAGATTCTTGGGTATAGTAATATCAATGCCAGGGACAGAGTCCTTATACTCATTGTCACCCTTTTCTATGTCATTAACCCGTATACAATCTCCACCGTTTACTGGAGGTATATGACTTGGGCCCTCTTTTGGGCAGCTTTTCCCATACTCTGTTACCTCTTTCTGAAATTTCTGGAGACGAGTAAACTCCGTTATGTGGTTGCCTCAGGTGTCGTGTTCATCACCCCCTTGGCGGCAGGCTTCCCTCAAGTGGGGTTCGTGAACCTCTTCTTGGCATATGCATTGCTGTTTGTCCTATGGTATTTTAAAGGGCAGGGCAATGGATTGCGGCAGGTAAGGCAGGTCGCATTTTTTGGTGTCCTTTTTATTGCCTTGATAGCCTGGATTCTGATTCCCCAGTTCCTCTCTCTAACATCAACATCCACCTACACATCGGCACCAAATTTCTATAGCGATCAGGACTACCTCGACTATTCCTCTCAATATACCACCCTAAGCAACATCCTGACCATGGTCGGTAATTATTTACTTTACAACAATGTCGATTCGTTTCCATACTCCTGGTCGGATGCCTACCTTGCTAACGGTATCATCAGGGCGGCATTGTACGTGTTCCCAATCCTAGCCGGCCTCGCGATGTGGTTCATCGGCAGTGAAAAGGATAAGGGCCGGAAGAAGATCATGATAACCATCGCTGCTTCCTATCTGGTACTGCCATTGGCGATGAAGGGGGTCTCTGCACCGTTCAATGACCTTGGCAACCTACTCTTCGAGCTACACAGCACATTTTTCCGCCACCCCTATGATCGTTTCGTTAGTCTCTTCATAATTTTGAACGCATTCCTTATGCTATATGCGCTTCGCAACTTGGCCATTCACATACCTGATAGAAAGCGCTTTGCCGTCTTCAGTCTGGTGATGATCCTTCTGATCTCGGCGATCGGCTATCCGTTCTTTACTGGGGAGATAATAAACCCTCTGGATAAGGTCAACCTATCTGAAACGAATTACTTGAATCTGGAGGACGCAATAGGTTCCGAACTCGGGGAAAATGGCAGAGTAATTGTCTTCCCGTTCTCGATTTCCGGGGAATACTCATACAACATATCGGGTGAGCTCAATCGACCGAACTCGAAATCGCTAGCATATGATTTCTTACCCCAGGCATCCGTGCTCCAGTTTACTCTATCGCCCTATGACCGATTTGCGCTAGGATATATTTATGAAGTCATCAAAAATAACGATTCGAATGCCTTTTTCTCCTTCATGTACCATCTGAATGTTAGGGCCATTTTAATTCAGAAGGATTATTCGACTGAGTACAATATAAATCCATATACTGCGGTCCCGGCTGAGGACGCAATTAATTTCGTTGATGAGCTAATCAAGGACAAGAACCTTGATAAGTTGTACGAGGACGATAATGTGGCCCTATACAGGCTCCCAGAGGTTACGTCCTCTAACATGGTTAGCGGATTGCCCGCTCTGCTCCTTGGTTCTTACTCGGAGGTGTCTACGATCTCGGTAGAGAAGCCTATCGTCCCTCTTACCGGGATATGGGGCTACGATCCCGAGATGTTCAAGGAATACTCAGATCTACTGGTGAGCGACAGCCCGGACACCATGGAGTACCTTATCAATCTTATGAGTGAAAAGCTGAGCATCAGTCCCTATGAGCTCGGTAGATTGTCATCCGATGGGTGGGAGAAATACGCGACCATGGATGCGTTGTACTCCAACAGCTCTCAGATTGTAGATAGTGGGAAAACCTACTCGGACGGAAACCTATCGGCAAGCTGGTCCTTCGATAAGCAGTCCGATCTGCAAGAATGGACGGCAGGCCCCGGATCCCTCGCCACCGCCGTCCTCTCCAGCTCGGTCAGGCCTGGCACCAGCGGCCTGATGATGACGATGACCAATGATACCACCGGTACGAGCTATATGGAGGGCCCGGAGGTCAACGTCACATCTAACGACATATTATGGAGTGTAAATTGGATGAAAACTCAGAACGCCGCAGGCTCCAATATCACGGTGATGGGCTACGATTCTGCTCTGGGTGAGTGGAGGGCGCTGAATTACACACTCAAAGGAATGTCGGGGACTCATGACTGGGAGGAGTATTCGTTCAAGGTACTGATACCAGAGCACATCGAGAAGGTGAAGCTTCGGATATATGCCAGCTCCCCGCTCCATCCAGATGAAGGAGACGCGATCACCTGGTTCGACCAGTTATCGCTTTACAGTATGATGAACTATACGACCTCGCCGTACATGCAGATTCCGATAGATGTGCCGGAGACCGGGCGATACTATCTGCTATACGAGGTCCTGGTGTCCCCAAGCGGGGGCGAGGTCGGTATCGACCTAGCGGGAATCAACTCCACCATAGCCACTCAGTACTCGCAGCAAAAATGGATCTGGCTTGGACAGGCGCTGTACCTTAACGAGGGGACCTACACCGCGCTGGTCAAGAGCGTGGAAGGGACGAACTCTGTTAGAACGATATCCCTTATCAACGAGACCAATTACATTGAAGCAGCCCAGAAGGTTGGGGGAGCCCTAGCGGGAAAAAACATGTTCATCAGTAACTCCGCATCCAGTTTCTTGGGCACTAATGCGACCATCATAACCAACGAGTCTGGAGGCAATAACCTTGTCTTCGGTAAGAACGGAAGCGCGTGGACCACCTTGTCGATCGCCTCGGAAGGGGATTACAAACTATCCCTTTATGGATCTGGTAGTTTCGTGCTGACGGTCGACGGCGTCCCGCTGCAGTTGATCACGGACGGGGGAAGTGCAAGCGTCTCCACCACGGTCCACCTGGATCCAGGTACATACAACCTTACCATCAATGGAACGACTGGCTCCATCCTCACATCGCTCTGGACTTATCGGATCACTGACGGCAGCTCCCTAGATAAGTTCCTGGACGCACAGGGAGCCAACGATGTATCGATAAAAAAGCTCAGCCCGACCCACTACCGGATCGAGATCAGCAGCGACAGTCCGTTCATGTATTGCCTAGCAGAGTCGTATGATTCCCAGTGGAAGGCGACCATTTACAAGGACGGGGTGGCAGTGCGGACAATAAGCCCCGTGGCCCTGTACGGGTGCCTTAATGGTTTCTGGATCGATGAGGTCGGAAGCAACATCACGCTGGAGATAACCTATGGGCCACAGTCTCTGCTCGATGAAGGCCTGGCGATCTCCTCGCTGGCGCTGCTGGCGATTGGGGCGGTCGCCGTTATCGAGCTCTGGTACGGCTCCGGGGCTGTGGGGAGGGGAGTCCGCTCAATGTGGAAATCGATCAGGAGGAAATGAAATTGTTTGGTGTATCAGACAAATCTAGTATGGGAGGGATTGCCCCCGCTCAGGATATGCAGCGTGAGCATGTTCTGGATGGAGATCTGATACAATGACGATAGCATACTATGACATCATAGCAATCATCCTCATCGCGGCATTCCTGGTTTTGCGCTTCAAGTTCAAATTCGCGTCCAGGTCCATCATCGTTCTAGCCGTGTCCATAATGGTGCTGGCAGCTATTACCAGCGGACTCGGCGCCGAGTCGACCGCCAATGACATGACGATGGTGGCATTCTACTCACTCGGGGCGGGGGTGTTGCTCCTTTCCTTTGACTATCTACGTGCCACCATGCGACCTACGAGAAAGGATGGGGCTTTCCATCGCTCAATCGCACGGATGAGGGATCTGTTCGATCGCCTTCGGAGCTGAACCGAATTGAAGGCAGGGTTCGAACAGTGTATCTATTTCCGGCGAAGGTGAGGACAGGGGACGTTACGACCGGACAGTGACAAGATGGTGATCTAAGAATTGACAAGAAAGGCAACGAATGGAGAAGGAGCCGTGTCGGGTCGACCAATTGCCCATAGACTAAGGTCCCTGGCATTTCAGTTCAGGTGGGAGCTGACATTCTCTCTCCTCTTTCTGGCCGTCACCCTATTCATCTTCCGGGATTTCTTCCAGCACGCTAATCCATTGGGCACGGACTCAATGGGCTTGCCATTTATCCTAACATACAGCGAGTTGAGCCATGATTTCTTTGCCACATGGATATCCTACTCTGGGCTGGGCTTTCCGGATTACCCTCTTCCAGCCTACCAGATACTATATCAGTTGGACACCGCGCTAGGTCTTTCGCCGTTGGACATTGCCAAGGCGCTGATGATTTCGGCGTTCTGGTTAACGGGAGTGTCTATGTTCGTCTGTTCAAAACGGATGACCGGTAACCTCCCGGCGGCGGTGGTCGCAGCTTTGGTTTTCAGTTTCAATCAGGTGATACTATCTCAGGTCATAGACGGTCATTACTATTTTGTCCTTGGTTATGCTCTCTTCCCATTCATCTTCATCATCGTTCATGGCATACTCAAGGAGAGGAGGACAAAATTCGACATTCTTATCCCTTTGATCCTAGTTGCTTACGGGACCCTGGCCCCACCCAATATTGTCCTCATTGCCGCGCTGTTCCTGGGGCTGTATGCATTAATTCTGTACCTCATGGAGCCATTTCCGTTGGTCCGTCTGTCCAAGGTGACGGTTTCCATTGTATTGATTGTGGCTTTCCTTGGCCTCAGTGTCCTGCTGGCTAACAATATTCCCACCTACAATACGAGCTATCCGATACAGGAGGCAATGCACTGGAGCAGCTCGTCGCTCACGGATGCGCTGACCCTAAAAGCCAGTGAAAACTCATTCTTCTATGGTAACGAGACCAGTGCCTGGGTCCAATCACCAGCCCTCATCCCAGTGGCGAACATGGCGGCATACTTGGTCCCTGTCCTCGCCTTCAGTGCACTGCTCTGGAAGGACCGCCGTCGTGAGGTTCTGCCATTAGCAATAATTGCCGTGATATTCATCTTCACGGCCAAGGGGCCTTACGAGCCCCTATCTGGTGTGTTCGAGTGGGCCTACGTCAATCTACCTCTCCTCGATACGATCCGGGTGTTCTCTAGGTTCTCCCTCTTCACCGGCTTCGCCTACGGTTTGCTAGTGGCTTACTTCATGGCCGGCCTTGAATCCAGAGCTGACCTGGCTTCCCCCTCGCAGCGTTTACTGTTGTTGATAAAAAGGCACAAGAAAGAGGTCATCGCGTCGATGGTGATCATCATCGGCGGGTGTCTGATAGTACAGTCAGGGGCTATAGCCGCAGGAGCAGTGGGCACATTCGATCTGTCTGCAGAGTATAAGGCCCCATTTGACTGGGTGGGCAAGGAGGAAGGCGACTTCAGAGTGCTCAACCTTCCTTACATGGCTGACTACCACAACGGGCCGTCCAGCTATGGGTACCCGAATACAACAACCATCGACCCTGGCATCTACAGCCTAATGTATACTGGCAAGGATACGGTCTATGGATCGTCGACCTACGACTACTGGGCGTTCTTCGACCAAGCCATCGATGGCAAGATCTTCGGTTACAAGGAGATCCCCAGCATTCTTGGGGCGTCCAGCAGTATGCGCTACATAGTAGTCCAGACTCACACTTCCTCGGAGGAGAGGGATGCCTTCCTCAGTATGCATAACTTGACCGTCGTCGCCGAGTTTGAGGGCGGAGGCATGGTACTAGAGAATGACAATTGGTCGCCAAGGGCTACGGCGTTTAGCAACATATCCTTAGCTACTGGGGGTAGGAGCATGCTTACTGATCTGGCGGGGATGGGCCTTTTCGAGCCGGCCTCGGAGGGCCTAGTGTTTCTAGATCAACTCACCCCCTTTGAGGCGGAACAGTTGCTCAATATCACCGACCATATCTACATCGAAAACGGAGACCTTACCGAGCTTTACATGGACCTTGCCGGATGGTCCACTGACCAGTCAGTAATGCTGTATGATCTTGGCACCTCCCAAACAACCGACGAGACGAGTCATTGGATCCAGGGAAAATGGCCGCTCAAGGCCGGCCTCACGCTGAGCCCGACCCTTTACACGATGGGTAAGTGCGATGTGTCCTTCGATGTAGAGTCGGAGGGGGCGGGGTCATACATGTATCTCAAACTTATGAGGGGTCCAGATGCCGGGACAATCACCATAAGCATCCCCGGCATTCCAGACCAGACCTATGATGCCAACTATCCGACCCACCAGATGGCATGGGTTAAGTTCCAGATGCCTGCCGTAACGGGGCCCGTCAAGGTCACCATAGCCAACCAGGGGGATGGCTTGAGCAACTTGGAGAGGCTCGTAGTGGCCACGGACGAAGAGATGGGCGCCCAGGTCGAGAGAGTAAATACCATGCTGGCTGACCACCTCGACAAGCTGGTCTATATCTATCCCGCCGACAGCTATTTCGGGGACGGTGTGCAGGTGCGGGGTGAAGATGGGGTCGGAGTATCGAACTCGGGGGAGGGCCTGAACATCACCGTTGGGAATCTTCTTGCCGGTCAGGAGAGGGCCCTAGTGGTCGATACGAATGCAAGCGACCCTGCTTCGGTTACCATCCAAGGCGATTCGGCACTCCGTTTGGCCTCGGGCCTTGACGGCTCGGTCTTCGACCTCGGCCATCTTCGCGGCGGGGAGAGCATTGGGATTTCCACCAACGGCACTTACGGCGTAGCCATATTCTCAGGGGACTGGGAGAAAAGTGCCGCCTCTACTGCGAACGTCAGCTACGAACGCTTGAACAGCGAAACGTATTCGGTGAAGGTAAACGGGACCGGCTCTCTCCTGCTCCAGATATCGGAGAACTACAATTCATGGTGGAAGGGTCAGGCAGATGGAGGTTCGATCTTGCATGTGCCTGTCAATTCCATCGTCAACGGTTATCTGCTGAAGAACGGCAACACTACTGTGACGGTCGAGTATCAGGGTAAGGCTACATATCTGGCCATCGTAGGTCTCCTGGCGGTAGTGCTCGTGGCGACGACAGCATTAATTGTGTTGAAGAGGTACAAGTCCAGAAAAGAGGGCGACGATGGAATGTAGGGATGGGAAGGGAGGCACCAAACCGACAGTATCGGTCGGGGTTTGCGCCTACAACGAGGAGAGGAACATCAGGCGGTCACTGGAATCCATCACCTCACAGGCGCTGCAGGGGTTTGAGCTGGCGGAGGTCATCGTCGTGTCCAGCGGCAGCACCGACGGAACGGACGAGGCGGTGAGGACCTTCGGTGCAAACAACCGCCTGGTCCGCCTAATCCCCCAACCCCTAAGAGAGGGTAAGAACTCCGCGGTCAACCTCTTCATGTCCTGGGCTCGGGGCGACATCCTGGTGCTGGTCAATGCCGACAACGTGCTAGTTGAGGGAGCGCTGCAGAACCTCCTGGTGAAGTTCAATGACCCTCAGGTGGGCATCGCCGGGGGCCATCCTGTACCCGTGAACCCCAAGGACACAGTGACGGGCTTCGCCGTTCACATGCTGTGGGGAATGCATCACCGCGTATCACTGCATTATCCCAAGATCGGGGAGCTGATCGCCTTCCGCAACATCCATGTGCAGCTGCCTACCGACCTCCAGTCGGACGAGGACATCATTCGCATGGAGGTGGAGAAGCGCGGTTACCGCTCGGTGTACGCCCCGGAAGCCATCGTCCGCAACAAGGGTCCGGCGACGGTAAGGGACTTCATCAAGCAGCGAACACGGGTCAACATAGGAGAGGGGTACATGAAGCGGAAGTTCAGCTACGATATCCCCACCCAGGACCCCCGGTTGCTGTTCTCCTCGTTCCTGGACTTCATCCGCGACAGCCGTTCCTCGCCCTTCCTGATGGGAGCAGCAATGCTCAT
This DNA window, taken from Methanomassiliicoccus sp., encodes the following:
- a CDS encoding glycosyltransferase, whose amino-acid sequence is MECRDGKGGTKPTVSVGVCAYNEERNIRRSLESITSQALQGFELAEVIVVSSGSTDGTDEAVRTFGANNRLVRLIPQPLREGKNSAVNLFMSWARGDILVLVNADNVLVEGALQNLLVKFNDPQVGIAGGHPVPVNPKDTVTGFAVHMLWGMHHRVSLHYPKIGELIAFRNIHVQLPTDLQSDEDIIRMEVEKRGYRSVYAPEAIVRNKGPATVRDFIKQRTRVNIGEGYMKRKFSYDIPTQDPRLLFSSFLDFIRDSRSSPFLMGAAMLMEAYCRAYARLYVALDKGDKMVWSPVDSTKNLST
- a CDS encoding glycosyltransferase family 4 protein, producing the protein MHLQIVTRFFLPIKAGVETHCYEVAKRVGKMGHEATVLTRDDGFNKGDRLPPEEIIDGFKVHRSSSNRALTKLLDFNEPIYLNNFDMSLTFSLYTRALLSWFHGKRPKIWLVPHGGFTPYWGMFSLPRRSVKGIYHLTLGRYFINNLTCGVSALNVWEKDQLIKAGVDEKLITIKTNGVEDIAFDLPPQRLEDNGLAWLSGRKYILMLCRVSREKNIDRMIEAISNQQDVHLIIGGSIQDQSYYDELNALTSRTGMADRVHFVGYVSEGKKYALIDGALALALISLYECDPITVKESLARGIPIITSNIGPLPSIVLDGMNGFLADQENVTSISSAIAKAMTLSPKDRSKMEVENKSKAIDYRWESVTASLIRDIELCEGMKNG